The following DNA comes from Nicotiana sylvestris chromosome 10, ASM39365v2, whole genome shotgun sequence.
GACTCAGTGATAGTTAAgcgagtatataggggttgtataatagtagttcatagtcAATCTACCGTAGCAgacctaatcgagttagatatggtagaatttggtgttataatgggtatggattggttggcttcttttCATGctaacgttgattgtagatcaaagatagtccgatttcaatttccaagggagcctgttttggagtggaaaggtaatacggcgtcgccgagaggtagatttatttcctatcttaaggcaaggaagatgatcaataagggctacatttatcacttagttcgggttcaggatatggaagtagagtcaccaaccattcaatcCATCCTAGTGGTTagtgagtttcccgatgtttttcccgaTGAACTTCCAGTTCTCCTGCcaaagcgagaaattgagtttgataTTGACCTACTACTAGAaaaactaaaggacttgcttgaaaaaggctttatcagacctagcacatcaccatggggagcacctgtgttatttgtgaggaagaaagatggttccttgtggatgtgtattgattatagatagCTGAATAAGgtaacgatcaagaataagtacccgctcccgaggattgatgatttatttgatcaattgcaaggtgccaagtatttttcaaaaaatagacttgaggtccggttACCATCatgtaagggttaaggatgaagatattccgaagataacattcaggaccagatatgggcactttgagtttcgtggTATGTCGTTTGGTtagaccaatgccccagtagtgtTCATAGATTTGATAAATCGTGTATTCAAGctttttttagatctgttcgtaattgtacTTATCGACGATATATAAGTGTATTCTGTTTCAGAGACTGAACATGCAGATCATTTGCGTACTGTGcttagagttctacaagaagggaagttttATGCAAAAAAATTTAAATGTGAgatctggttgaactctgtagcctTCCTTGGGCAtgtcatttcgggtgaaggcatccgggtagatacacaaaagattgagtcAGTAaggacttggcctagacccacaccACCGACGGAGGTttgtagctttctcggtttggcaggttattaccggaGATTtctggaaggattttcttccctttcggcacctttaacaaagttgaatcagaagggagcaaagtttcaatggactgatgcttgcgaacggaatttccaggcattaaaggaaaGATTAACGTCAACACCGGTTCTAATgcttccagaagggaccgatggttacatTATCTATTATGACGCTTCAGGCATTGGGTTGGGTTGTTTGCTGATGTAGCATGGTAAGGTtatggcttatgcttctagacaactaagaaagaacgagaagaactacccgacccacgatatagagttagccgcggtgattcatgcactaaagatgtggagggaCTACTTGtgtggcattcatgttgatatttaTACGGATCATaaaagcctccagtacatcttcaagtaaaaggaattgaatctacatcaaaggagatggttggagcaacttaaagactatgacgttgatattttgtaccatcctggaaaggcgaacgtagtagccgatgCCCTCAATCGTAGATCTATGAGTAGCCTGTCATATCTATAGCAAGAAAAAAGGGGAATAGCCCacgaggttcatcagctagctagtcttggagttcggttactggactcaggtgatgtTGGAATTACTATTTAGGATccaacaacatcctctttagtaactgaagtaaaagaACGCTAGTATGAGGAACCTGTGTtggttcattatagggataccactcttTAGAAGGAGAAGAAaccatttgaaattacagaagatggagTCCTCAGATATTGAGGatgattatgtgtccctaatatTGTAGGGTTGCGTCggtaggttatgggagaaactcactattctcgttattttgtccatccaggagcgaccaagatgtatcatgatattagggaagtgtattggtgggacggGATGAAAAATGATATAGTAGAATTTGTTGCTTAGTGTCctaattgtcagcaagttaagattgaacatcaaaaacccggtggattattgcaagctatggagattccaacttggaaatgggaagtaatcaatatggatttcatcataagcttacctcgtacccagcgtaagttcgattcgatatgggtgattgttgatggGCTTACAAAACCAGCCCATTTTatgcccgttagaactacatattcctcagaagattatgtaaggctttatattaaggagatagtacgactgcatggtttccctatatctattatctgggatagaggagctcaatttacagctaacttctggaggtccttccaaaaaggattagggactcaagtaagtcttagtacatcatttcatccccagatagaCGGACAagctgagcatactattcagatactggaggatatgttacgatcTTGTGTAGTACACTTCAAAgttagctgggatgatcatctggcgcttattgagttcgcgtataataatagctaccatttcagcattcagatggctccatacgaaacTCTTTACGGACGGAAGTATAGGTTGCCTGTAGGGTGGTTCGATGAtggagaatctgggttacatgggccagacctggttcaacaAGCCATATAAAAAGTGaagcttatccgggatcgactattggtagttcagagtcgtcagaagtcatattctgactgCTGCattgagatttagagttcggggttgatgactgggtattcttaaaggtgtcacttataaagggtgtgatgaggttttgcaagaaaggaaaacttagcccatggtacattgggccttataggatcattcggagagtgggccaagtagcttatgagttagaattgccctcggagttAGAGTCTGTCTATccgatttttcacgtatctatgttacgaaagtgcattggcaatcctacccgagtggtgcccacggatgatgtacagattacaaaggacttgtcatatgaggaaattccggttgccatcctagaccgacaaatctgcaagttacggaataaggaggtagcctctgtGAATGTACattggaggaacaacaatatggaagaaatgatttGGGAGGCTGGgaaagacatgaagtctagatatccctacttatttcctctttcagagaagggtccgactgagacggcATAACCTTAAGTTACGTGTATGGATTCTAGTGTCagttattgtcgttggtcgtgtgaggccattgtcgttatcgATGATTGTGATCCTATGTGgcgttgaattattaagtttctACAAGACGAGTTGGTAGTAGTATTGTTACAAATATgaccttgccaaagttatatagtCACGGGAAATTAaacatttgaggatgaatgtttctaaggggggaaggatgttacatatTGCGTTTTAATATGTTAagagtttcgtcttcagttaattaacatagactcagggatgagatcatcttgacgttaacgtatttacgctatttataataagcgataaataagtgctatgaaggataaaggggtacacgaattaaagaaaataagtttcgctgaaagtggccaatttgtgATAAAATACGGAtcgagtgataatacccgataattatgaactagtaccatgcaaaaTACCATataaccacggtagtataatgtataaagtatatatgaagtatattaaaaataaataaaattttaagtaatttgttgTAATTTTAAAATTATGCGGGTAGTTGGTTAATTACTAGGTAACAaaacattacctagttaactaataagtggataaaaattaataaaattacacCCCAAAAGCAACATGGCAGCTGACCACCTTACAAGGATATGACTAAGGTCCTTCTTTGATTATGTGTCACAAGACCATATATCCTTTCCAATTAAAAGGATTTCAATTCTTGAACACTTTGATATTCTATTCCAAAAGTTACATaacttcatcattttttttcattccAGAATGACACTTCTACTTCTCATAACTCATTCTTGATACATTAATACTAGTTCAATGAAACGTTAGAATCAGAAGCAGATTCGTTTCCAGTTTCAAAGAATCCAAATTAAAGAACTTGTTTTATTTCATTTGGAAAGGTAAAGCTAGTCATTCCAAAAAGCAAGAATGCCTCCCTTTCATGGTTTGGAAAAATTCAAGAAGAGAACTTAAGAAATTCGTTCAGCACTTCAAAATTTCGATCAAGAATTTTGAAGAAGCAGGAGTTAATTTcgtcaaaaattttaaaaagcataagcttaatccgatttttgggtTCTAAGTTCATTCCACAAAGGTTTTcaacggaatattatacggagttttttctactccgggtatgttaaggtcatacctttttttttttggcatggtccaaattatactaaagaaacgagcaaacgcatagTTTTcacaaattactctattcatagaaaatCTAGggatgtctatattcttgattccccatatgaaTTATTATCATCTtgtattcatgggtctcaaataatacgcagttgaaaaagtttatccggaaggaatattgagatttttatttatttttcatgaatttcaccaatttatacatgtgcattgactcatgaccagatgtcgttatatatgcgtatatatgtaaatatatgtatatgggatatggaattACGgaattatatacacaccaccacctgatcaactggtatatgttgatgatgtttccCATAGTGGCCGaaacgatatgatgggatgccctcagtggcttgatgatataatgtacacctatacctatgcatggcacgacatttatacgcacgtgcatgacattataaatgttttagaatttacaaagttattcagatttaaagatgtgtttctatattccatgtttcatctacgtcttttatgtactaattttcatgccttacatactcagtacatttttcgtactgacgccctatttcacggggcctgtgtttcatgctcgcaggttcAGGTAGGCAAGCTAACTGTCCCCTtccttaggatccttgatcagcgagagttggcgtgctccacttgatccggagctgcttttaattttggtacgatatgtttatacacatatatatgggtatgacgtggctcagtcccgtctttgtacagttatatatCTATTAGAGCTCTATAGAAAAtgtgtctagttggatagtatgtggccttgccgacttccagttttgagatgtatagttgtctatagcagcattgtcggctcgccctacgtatATTGCACGCATATGTATATAtgccttttggggcagatttccttcatgcatattattctcgtaattcagcagatgttattcaggtttatatcttagacgcatgcttcgaggtgtttgacaggtaggactcgggcacccatCATGggccatcggtttgggtcgtgaaatTAACATCAAATAACattaaataaaccaattctaatacATGAGTATAGATTTCCCagtgttttcccaaaaagtcaaaaatcgaccctgggcccaCTTGGTAAAAACTCGAAGTTataaccaaaacccaattactcattcacccacgaacccaaatatgcaatAGGTTTTGAAATCCcacctcaattcgaggtctaaatccccaaatatCAAAATTCCttaattctacccaaaacacccaatttcacatgaaaaaccctagattttgagatgaaatcatgtaaaaagatgaaatagattgaagaaaataagttagaaatcgtttaactatgatttggggaagaactctcctttggaaaatcgcctatgagagcttagggtttaaaaatttgagaaatgagttcaaaatcccgtccaagtgatgttttgatcagttgcaaatgtcgcatttgtaacaggagcttcgcaattgcgaagctcgaaAATATGAGACAGGCTTCGCATATGAGAACCTGCTGCATGTCTGCTATTTTCGAAATTGCGAATaatttgtcgcaattgcgaaagttGACCCTCCTTgttgactttgcaaatgcgaaggaatattcgcaaatgcgaactatgaTGGCCAGAGCTTCTTCGCAATTGGGATAAAGCCCCTTGCAATTGCCAAGCCTGacaggctcgcaattgcgaagtctgacctcgcaaatgcgagatcagagcctgcaacaaAATACTAGATGCGGCAGAAATATTTCTAAGTCTAAactcactctgtggcctatccaaagctcacctgagccctcggagctccaaaccaaacatgcacacgagtcttaaaatatcatatgaacttgctcgcgtgatcaaaCCACtgaaataacatcttaaacaatgaatttaacaCTAAAACTCATGAAAGTAAtaagatagttcaaaatttctaacttttcaaccaaGGGTCCGAATTACTTCAAATCAcgtccgtttttcaccaaattccacagataATGTCAAAATATCATAACGAActtgtatcgggctccggaactaaaatacagtcccgataccaacaagatcaaatcttaTTAATTTTCCAAAAActattatattttttgttaaacaattttcttcaaaaattaatttctcgggctagggacatcagaattcgattctgggcatacgctcaGGTCCCATATCTTACTATCGACCAtacgggaccatcaaatcacgggtccgggtccgtttaccaaaaacattgaccgaagtcaaccttaatcaattttaaaggcaaaattcaatatttttcttaaatttcacataaagacATTCCGGAAATGCGTCCGGACTATGCACTAAAATCGAGGAGCATGAAAATGAGGTtcttaaggcctcagaacatggAATCGTATTCTAAAACGAAATATGACCCTTTggttcatcacattctccacctctaaaacaatcgttcgtcctcgaacggacataggaaaagtacctgagttggtgaaaagatggggatatctgctcctcATATCAGACTCGGAGTCCTAGGTAGCTggctcaacaggctgacctctccactgcacacgaagTGACGgataactcttcgacctcaattgacgaacctgccggtctagaatagctactggctcctcctcataggccAAATCCttttccaactggacagtgctgaaatctaacacgtgggatagattgtcgtgatacttctgaagcatgaacacatgaaacactagatgcactgTTGATGAACATGGTGGCAacgcaagctcgtaagccacctctcccactctctGAAGAATATCAAAGggcccaatgaacctagggcttaacttgcccttcttcccaaatctaatCACGCCCTTcttgggcgacacccgaagcaacactcactctccgaccatgaatgccacatcacgaatcttacggttggcataactctttttcctagactgagctatacgaagtcaATCCTGAATAATCATAACCTTATCCAAGGCGTCTTGCACTAAATCTGTATCCAACAACCGAGCCTTTCCCGGCTCAagccatccaaccggcgaccgacaccgtctaccatataattcctcataaggagccatctggatgctcgactgataactattgttgtaggtaaactccgctaatggcaagaactgatcccaagaacctccgaagtcaataacacatgcgcggagcatatcctccaaatctgaatagtacgctcggactgtccgtccgtctgaggatgaaatgttgtgctcaactcgacctgcgtacctaactcacgctgaactaccctccagaaatgcgaggtaaactatgTACCCCAATCAGAAATGATAGAAATGGGCACAcaatgaagacgaacaatctcccggatgtagatctcagccaacctctccgaagaataggaaactgtcataggaatgaaatgcgctgacttagtcagcctatccacaataacccatactgcatcgaactttctTTGAATCTGTTGGAGTcgaacaacgaaatccatagtgatactctcccacttccactcagtaATCTCAATCTTCTCAAGCAAACCactaggtctctaatgctcgtactttacctgctgacaattcaaacaccgagctatatATGCAAcagtatccttcttcatcctacTCTGCCAATAATGATGCTGTatgtcctgatacatcttagtggcacccggatgaatagagtatcagAAACTATGGGCCttatctagaatcaactcacaaagtccatccacattaggcacacaaatatgaCCATGCATCtttaaaactccatcatctctcactttaacctgcttggcaccttcgtgccgcactgtgtctctaaggacaagcaaatgaggattatcatactgctaatccctgatacgctcaaataatgaagaacgagcgactgtacaagcCAGAACACGGTtgagctcagaaacatccaacctcacaaactgatttgcTAAAGCTTGAACATCTAAAGCAGGCGATCTCTCACCGaatggaatatacgcaaggctgcccaagCCACTACATTGACCTTCCTAGGATGATAcaggatggtgatatcatagtctttcaatagctccaaccacctcctctgcctcaaatttagctcgtTCTACTTGaataagtattgcaaactcttttgatccatgaacacttcacacgacacgccatataaataatgcctccaaatcttcagcgcgtgaacaatggctgctagctccaaatcatgaattggataattcttctcgtagaTCTTCAACTGCTGCGAAGCATATACAATAACCTTATCATtttacatcaacaccgcaccaagtccaatacgagatgtgtcacaatatactgtatatggccttgGACCTGTGGGTAATAATAAAGCTCGCCTTACACCGTAGTCAAacctgtcttgagcttctgaaagctcgccttacactcgtcctaccacctaaactgggcacccttctgggtcaacttggtcattgggactgctatagatgaaaacccctccacaaaccgacggtaataactcgccaaacccaagaaactccggttcTCTATAGCTGATATGGGTCTAGgatagtccttgactgcctcaatcttcttaggatccacctaaataccctctgttgatacaatgtgacccaagaatgcaactgaactcaaccaaaacacacatttcgaaaacttagcctATAACTGGTTGTCTCTCAAAGTAtggagaacgactcgaagatgctgctcatgctcttcctgactgcgggagtagatcaagatatcatcaatgaaaacaatcataaAGGAATCCGGTTatggcttgaacactcggttcatcaaatccataaaagttgttggggcatttgtcaacccaaatgacatcactaggaactcataatgcctatatcaagtgcgaaaagctgtcttacgGACATCAAGTTCCCTAATCCTCAACTTATAGTAGCCAGATCTTagatcaatcttcgaaaacactttggcaccctaaagctgatcaaataaatcatcaatcctcaacaatggatacttgttcttgatggtgactttgttcaattgccgataatctatacacatcctcatcgatccatcctccttcttaacaaacaataccagcgcaccccagggcgagacactaggtctaataaagcccttatcaagcataTCCTGCAATTGcttcttcaattccttcaactctggaggggccatgcgatacggcgggatagaaatgggctcaGTGCCCAAAgctaaatcaatacaaaagtcaatgtccttgtcgggtggcatccccggtaggtctgcaggaaaaacctctcgaaactcacgaacaactggtacagaatccatggaaggaacctctatACTGGAATCGCAAacataagccaaacaccccttctcgaccatacgtcgatcCTTCATATAAGCAAtgaccctactggtagaatgaccaggagtccctctccactccaatcgaggcaaccccagtaaggctaaggtcacggacttggcgtgacagtccaatatagcatgataaggtgacagccaatccatccctAGAATAACATTGAAGTCAACCATGTCGAGAAGTAAGAGATCTACACAgctctcaagacccccaataacaaccacaCACGAACAATAAATACGATttacaacaatagaatcacccactgctgtagacacatatacatgagcactcaaagaatcacaaggcacaaccaaatacgtaGTAAAATAAGACGACATATAGGAGTTTGTAGACCTTGGATAAAATAGAACTAAAGTATCTCTACTGCAAAttgaaaccgtacctgtgataatgCCATCAGATgtctcagcctcaggcctggctaggaaagcataacatcggggttgggccccaccactctgaactatatccctgggacgacctcctgttggctggcctctacctctagtggcatgacctccacctctaacacctcgatctctacctctagctgcctgacccatACCTCTAGCTGGCCGagtgggcggtggaacactcCGTTCCGAAACCATGGCATGATAATCCTGATGCTGAGAaatgctcgatgctcgagggcaaaatctagtaatgtgcctcggatcaccaCATATATAACAAGACATCATCTACTAAGACTGCTAACCTTAAAACTGACCCTGAAAACTCTCAatcggaggtgcactgataggagctggtagtGCACTGTACAGTAGCTGATCAAAacactgcatatgagaaccacgacaaCCTtgagcaccatgagaagcctgaagtgctgaatgaaatggcctgggaggatggcctctactaaaataatccctacctccagatgaggcatcgctgaacctgccagaatgacgaggcctcttgctAGATCCTTGACCACTCCCCTAAGCTGAAACCATCTCGActcgcctggccacattggccgcatcctggaaagaaatctcactccatgtctccttagccatctgcaatctgataggctgagctaaTCCCTCATTAAACTTCCTTACCCTTTCTCTATTTGTGGGAGAAGAGCATCACGAGGctaagtcaataaatctggtctcgtactgagtgacggtcatagaaccctgctggagacgctcaaactacctccgatagtcctccctctaagtgataggaaggaacttctccaaaaataactgagagaactggtcccaagtcaaagccgatgacccaactggtctagccaaacaataatccctccaccaattCTTTGCAGAACCTGACAgatgaaaagcagcaaagtcgacc
Coding sequences within:
- the LOC138879157 gene encoding uncharacterized mitochondrial protein AtMg00860-like, whose amino-acid sequence is MVEFGVIMGMDWLASFHANVDCRSKIVRFQFPREPVLEWKETEHADHLRTVLRVLQEGKFYAKKFKCEIWLNSVAFLGHVISGEGIRVDTQKIESVRTWPRPTPPTEVCSFLGLAGYYRRFLEGFSSLSAPLTKLNQKGAKFQWTDACERNFQALKERLTSTPVLMLPEGTDGYIIYYDASGIGLGCLLM